A window of the Carassius gibelio isolate Cgi1373 ecotype wild population from Czech Republic chromosome B16, carGib1.2-hapl.c, whole genome shotgun sequence genome harbors these coding sequences:
- the kiaa1143 gene encoding uncharacterized protein KIAA1143 homolog, with protein sequence MNKKANVSWVKPAEPSFLKKFKNDVGFKEGPTVETKKQQMPQMDEDSGGSDREDEMPQVVVLKKGDLSAEEVMKIKNDTTDSDKDDQPPPDGKIVFKKPVKRSSDKFEGITASSSKKKKSEDGEKKESKAGVKVKNNSLLSFGGDDDDDED encoded by the exons ATGAATAAAAAGGCTAATGTATCATGGGTGAAGCCAGCCGAGCCATCTTTTCTCAAGAAATTCAAGAACGATGTTGGTTTTAAAGAAGGGCCGACAGTGGAGACTAAA AAGCAGCAGATGCCGCAGATGGATGAGGACAGTGGTGGCAGTGATCGAGAGGACGAGATGCCGCAGGTCGTGGTCTTGAAAAAGGGAGATCTGAGTGCTGAAGaggttatgaaaataaaaaatgatacaaCTGATTCAGACAAAG ATGATCAGCCTCCACCGGATGGGAAGATCGTCTTTAAGAAGCCTGTCAAACGCTCCTCTGATAAATTTGAAGGCATTACTGCTAGCTCTAGCAAGAAGAAGAAAAGTGAGGATGGTGAGAAAAAAGAGTCAAAAGCTGGTGTCAAGGTGAAGAACAACAGCCTGCTGTCTtttggtggtgatgatgatgatgatgaagattag